TTCGGTCGCTTGGGGCGTATCCGACGCGCCCGGTGCTGGTGGATCGATGAGCATGTCCTTCGTGTAGATCGCGTCGCGCCGGTCGTTGAAGCTCAAACGGTACTCGTGCTCCAACACAATCGCCTCGGTCGGGCAGGCATCTTCGCAGTAGCCGCAGAAGATGCAGCGCAGCATGTTGATCTCGTACGTCTTGGCATAGCGCTCGCCGGGGCTGTAGCGTTCGGCGTCGGTGTTCTCATCAGCTTCGACCCAGATCGCGTCCGCCGGGCAGGCCGCCGCGCACAACGCGCAGCCGATGCACTTCTCCAGGCCGTTGTCGTAGCGCTTCAGTGCGTGACGGCCCTTGAAGCGCTCGCGCACGGGGCGCTCCTGCTCAGGGTACTGAATGGTCACCTTCGGTTCGAAGGATTGCTTAAGCGTCGTGGCAAGTCCACGGATGATATTCATTCGACAGTCACCTGTACCATACCTATTTACGGTTTGGGTCGAGCGGTGCGGCTTCGTCAGACACGGCGCGCGACGGTATCGCGGCAGCCGCTGCACCTGCGCCGCTCGGCAGTGAAACCAGCTGTACGTGGGCGCTGCGATCGGGTGTCTCGGTGCCACCGGTCCCGTTCAGCCAGCGCCCCGCCCCGATGAGTAAGACCACAATCGCGATAATCGACAGGATTGCGTACGCTCCCGTACCAATCGCATCGCCGATCAGCACCGCGAAGGCCGACCACGCCACCGCCACCAGCGCCAGCGGCAGCATGACTTTCCAGCCCAGCGACATCAGGCGGTCGTAGCGAATACGCGGCAGGGTCGCGCGCACCCAGATCATACCCATCAGCAGCAGGAAGACCTTGATGCCGAACACCAGCGGGCCAAGCAGCGGCAGCTTATCGACGAACAGGAAGTGATAGCCGCCCAGGTACATCGCCGCGCCGACCAGGCTGACGTTGACCATGCTGATATATTCGGCCATGTAGAACATAGCAAATTTCATGCCGCTGTATTCGGTGTGATACCCCGCCGTCAGTTCCTGCTCAGCTTCGGGCAGGTCGAACGGCGCGCGATTCACCTCCGCCAGCAGCGCAATTAGCAGGATCGCCGCGCCGAGCGGATTCTGGAAGATGTACCAGCCCAGGATCGGCACCTCGTTCTGCGCGTCGATGATGTCGCCCACGCTCAGCGACCCGGCCAGCAGAATCGGGACCACCAGCGCCACGCCCATGCTCAGCTCATAGCTGATCATCTGCGCCGACGAGCGCAGGCCGCCGAGCATCGAGTACTTGTTGTTGCTGGCCCATCCGGCCAACACCACGCCGTACACGCCGATGCTGGTGATCGCCACCAGCCACAGCACGCCCACGTTCAGATCGACCAGACCCTGCTCGACGCGATACCACTTGCCGTCGAACCAGGGGATCGAGATCTTCGGGCCAAGCGGGATCACGGCGACGATCAGCAGCGCGGGCACGGTTCGGATCACCGGCGCAAGCCAGAAGATCACTTTCTCCGCCTCGAACGGCGTGACGTCTTCCTTGAAGATCAGCTTGATGCCGTCGGCGACGGGCTGGAGCAGGCCCCATGGACCCGCGCGGTTCGGCCCGATGCGGGCCTGGAGCGCGGCCAGGAAACGACGCTCAAGCAGGGTCGTATAGGCAAACGCGGTCAGCAAGATAAAAAACAGCAGCAGACTTGTGAAGATCGCGTGGACAACAGTGCACGTCGTGTTGGCGCTGCACTCCACGATGATGGCTGATTCTCCCGGTCCAAACATAGCCCGGCTACTCCCCTACCTTCTGCACTGTGCATGCTGCAGGATAATTCGGCGTTGGGACCTCCGCCAGATTGCGCGGCAGCAGCACCGTACCCACCGGCGCGCGACCATCCACCCGCGCCACGACCTCGACCTGCGCGTTTCCGGCGCTGACGCGGATGCGATCCCCGTCGGCGATGCCAAGCGCAGCAGCGTCTTCGGCGTTGATCTCGGCATACGGCTCCGGCACGCGATGATGCATCAGCTCGCTTTCATTGAACAGCAGGCCGTGATCGAACAGCGTCCAGACCGGCACGACCTGCAGCCCCTCAGGCGCAGGCGACGCTGCTTCCGGCACGGGCTGCAGAGGCAGGCGGGCCGCCGGATCTTCCGCATCGGTCAGCCACTGCACGCCCAGACCGCTGCGATTGGTGTATGACGTGCCGCCATAATAGAGGTCGTCGCCGCCCACATCCGGGAACTGATCTTCAACCCAGGCCAGATTACTGAAGCCCATATCGGCGTAGCGCGGCAAACTCTGCGTGATGTCGCGCATAACCCCCGCCGCCGAAACGCGCGGCGCTTTGCCGCCCAGGGCCGCCGTCAGATCTGCGAAGATCCGCCAGTCGGGCAGCCCCTCCCCCACTGTGCTTTGCGCGGCATAGAAGCGCTGCACCCGGCGCATACCGTTCGTGTACGACCCGTCACGCTCGGCGAACGTCTGGCTGGGCAGCGCCGCGTTGGCCGCTGCCGTCGTGTCGCTCACCAGCGGCGACAGGGCCACGACATAGCTCGCCTGCGCAATGGCCGCTGCAGCATCCGCGTCCTCGGCCACGGGATCGCACCCGGCGATGACCCAGGTTTCCGGCGGATTTTGCAGCATGGCGGCAGTCGCTTCCGACGAGAAGCCCATATCGAACGCGCCCTGAATATTCGCGCCCGGCCATACCGGCACGAGGCCATTCAGCGGGCGACCGGCGTGCCCGGTCGCGATCAGCAGGTTCGCCGCGGCGCGCATCAGAGCGCCGTGCTGCTCCAACGTCAGCCCTTCCGCCCCGGCGAAGATCACCAGATTGTTCGCGCCAGCCAGCGCACCCGGCAGGTCGCTGCTGTCCGCCTGGGTTTTCTTCAGGCTCGTGCGAAGGTCCTTCAGTCCATCGACCCGCGCGGCGACCGGCGAATCGTCAGCAGTTTGCTTGTTATTGACCACCGCCACAACGAGGCCGTTGAGCCAGCCCGCTGCCCCGGCGTAGTCGTAACGAATGGACGCATGGGCGTACCGGTCGAGCTTGGTCGGGCGCGCGTTGGCGACGATCACGTTTACGCCGCGCTCGGACGCCTGCTTCACCTGCAGCCACCAGACAGGCGCTTCTTCTTCAAAGTCCGACGCCACGACGACAATCGCGTCGCCCGCACCCATGTCCTGCAGCCGCGTCTCGACGCCAACTCCGGCCTGCGCCACGGCATCCGCACCGGTCATCGTCGCGGGCCAGACGCCAAGCAGCGCCTCGCCGCCCACCTGCTCGGCCAACTGGCGCATTTCCCACAGGTCTTCGTTGGACAGGCTCGGCCCGGCCAGGAATCCAACCCGGCCCTTCGCGCCCTGAAGCTGCTTACTGACCTCGGCGCGGGCGGTAGTCCAGTCCGTCTCGACCAGCGCGCCGTCCTTGCGCAGCGACGGGCACTCAATCCGGTTCTCGGACCGCGTGAAGTGGTGGCCGAAGCG
This window of the Aggregatilinea lenta genome carries:
- the nuoI gene encoding NADH-quinone oxidoreductase subunit NuoI; this translates as MNIIRGLATTLKQSFEPKVTIQYPEQERPVRERFKGRHALKRYDNGLEKCIGCALCAAACPADAIWVEADENTDAERYSPGERYAKTYEINMLRCIFCGYCEDACPTEAIVLEHEYRLSFNDRRDAIYTKDMLIDPPAPGASDTPQATEPGKFTRSIPDMKDPI
- the nuoH gene encoding NADH-quinone oxidoreductase subunit NuoH; its protein translation is MFGPGESAIIVECSANTTCTVVHAIFTSLLLFFILLTAFAYTTLLERRFLAALQARIGPNRAGPWGLLQPVADGIKLIFKEDVTPFEAEKVIFWLAPVIRTVPALLIVAVIPLGPKISIPWFDGKWYRVEQGLVDLNVGVLWLVAITSIGVYGVVLAGWASNNKYSMLGGLRSSAQMISYELSMGVALVVPILLAGSLSVGDIIDAQNEVPILGWYIFQNPLGAAILLIALLAEVNRAPFDLPEAEQELTAGYHTEYSGMKFAMFYMAEYISMVNVSLVGAAMYLGGYHFLFVDKLPLLGPLVFGIKVFLLLMGMIWVRATLPRIRYDRLMSLGWKVMLPLALVAVAWSAFAVLIGDAIGTGAYAILSIIAIVVLLIGAGRWLNGTGGTETPDRSAHVQLVSLPSGAGAAAAAIPSRAVSDEAAPLDPNRK
- the nuoG gene encoding NADH-quinone oxidoreductase subunit NuoG; the protein is MTDTVTITVDGRDYQVPRGANLVDAAKLHGIKIPVFCYHPKMKPVGMCRMCLVELGTITMDRETGKPQLDDQGQPAVRWFPTLQTACTQTCADGMVIRTTTEKVVAGRNSILEFLLTSHPLDCPICDKGGECPLQNLTMGYGPGESRFVFDDKMRLEKHVPLGQLIFLDRERCIQCARCTRFCDEVAGDDVLGFHERGRRLQIVTISDPPFDTKFSGNTTDICPVGALTTADFRFGARPWELQETATICPHCPVGCNLSASTRMDRDAGGKTVIKRIMPRQNERVNEIWICDKGRFGHHFTRSENRIECPSLRKDGALVETDWTTARAEVSKQLQGAKGRVGFLAGPSLSNEDLWEMRQLAEQVGGEALLGVWPATMTGADAVAQAGVGVETRLQDMGAGDAIVVVASDFEEEAPVWWLQVKQASERGVNVIVANARPTKLDRYAHASIRYDYAGAAGWLNGLVVAVVNNKQTADDSPVAARVDGLKDLRTSLKKTQADSSDLPGALAGANNLVIFAGAEGLTLEQHGALMRAAANLLIATGHAGRPLNGLVPVWPGANIQGAFDMGFSSEATAAMLQNPPETWVIAGCDPVAEDADAAAAIAQASYVVALSPLVSDTTAAANAALPSQTFAERDGSYTNGMRRVQRFYAAQSTVGEGLPDWRIFADLTAALGGKAPRVSAAGVMRDITQSLPRYADMGFSNLAWVEDQFPDVGGDDLYYGGTSYTNRSGLGVQWLTDAEDPAARLPLQPVPEAASPAPEGLQVVPVWTLFDHGLLFNESELMHHRVPEPYAEINAEDAAALGIADGDRIRVSAGNAQVEVVARVDGRAPVGTVLLPRNLAEVPTPNYPAACTVQKVGE